In the Magnetospira sp. QH-2 genome, one interval contains:
- a CDS encoding indolepyruvate oxidoreductase subunit beta, whose protein sequence is MSELTNIMVCGIGGQGVMTASEILSQCAIALGLDVKKTEVAGMAQRGGVVTSHVRFGPRVLSPAIPKGEADIILGFEPAESMRWISHLKKGGVAMVNTHALEPPVVSLGLFPYPDDPVKAMRDAGVMVYDFDAGEIARELGEFRLVNTVMLGAIGDHLPFEADLLKEMILDRFRARKPHLVELNEKAFERGRAAAAAGNQAA, encoded by the coding sequence ATGTCGGAACTCACCAATATCATGGTCTGCGGAATCGGCGGCCAAGGGGTCATGACGGCGTCGGAGATCCTGTCCCAATGTGCCATCGCCTTGGGGCTGGATGTCAAAAAGACCGAGGTTGCGGGCATGGCTCAGCGCGGCGGCGTGGTCACCAGCCATGTGCGCTTCGGCCCTCGCGTCCTGTCTCCGGCGATCCCCAAGGGCGAGGCCGACATTATTCTTGGCTTCGAACCGGCGGAATCCATGCGCTGGATCAGCCACCTGAAAAAAGGCGGTGTGGCCATGGTCAATACCCATGCGTTGGAGCCGCCGGTGGTCTCTTTGGGCCTGTTCCCCTATCCGGACGATCCGGTGAAAGCCATGCGGGATGCAGGGGTCATGGTTTATGACTTCGATGCCGGAGAGATTGCGCGGGAACTGGGTGAATTCCGGCTGGTCAATACGGTCATGCTGGGCGCCATCGGGGACCATCTGCCGTTCGAGGCGGACCTGCTCAAGGAAATGATTCTGGACCGATTCCGGGCGCGCAAGCCACATCTGGTCGAGCTCAATGAGAAAGCCTTCGAAAGGGGCCGGGCCGCCGCCGCGGCGGGCAACCAGGCGGCCTGA
- a CDS encoding thiamine pyrophosphate-dependent enzyme: protein MNALVQAAAATSHLMSGNEAVARGAWEAGVRVGTAYPGTPSTEILESLALYPDIHAQWSVNEKVSLEVAIGASVAGARAFCAMKHVGMNVASDALMSQTLAGVGGGLVIAIADDVGLSSSQNEQDSRFWGRFAHVPIMEPADSQEAYEMVKRGFEISEQFSTPVILRLTTRICHVKAMVTVGEREERPEVPFTRDPSRWVLVPSTARVRLPWQLDRETQLTAFAEQTDLNVIEDGSDKRIGLLTSGPAYMHAREAFPNVPIMKLGFTCPLPVESIKAFAATVDKLVVVEETEPVMENELKAAGLHVHGKDILPRIHELSVPVIQPAIKKLLGEPVVVPETASKDMEVFPRPPTMCVGCPHLSVYYCLSKLHRNINIAGDIGCYTLGAGHPWNALDTTTCMGASMGMALGMDLGRAEADKSKGIVAVIGDSTFLHMGMQGLLDMVYNRGNVTVMLLDNRTTGMTGGQSHAGTGTDIHGDEAPSVDFAKLAEALGVNPERIRKVNPYEMPTIYKMIKEEVKQPEPSVIITDQPCVLIPEFQKYQPLKVIDEDCTGCANCLNVGCPAILVTKREMTTTPKGKPIEKAWVTIETAACTGCNLCPTTCGPNAIVPADSPFDGIH from the coding sequence GTGAACGCATTGGTCCAGGCAGCAGCCGCCACATCTCATCTCATGTCCGGCAATGAAGCAGTAGCGCGAGGCGCCTGGGAGGCCGGCGTTCGTGTGGGCACTGCTTATCCCGGCACACCCTCCACCGAAATTCTGGAAAGCCTGGCTCTGTATCCGGATATTCACGCCCAATGGTCGGTCAACGAGAAAGTCTCGTTGGAAGTGGCCATCGGTGCCTCGGTGGCCGGAGCCCGGGCCTTTTGCGCCATGAAGCATGTGGGCATGAACGTGGCCTCGGACGCCTTGATGAGCCAGACTCTGGCTGGGGTTGGCGGCGGGCTGGTCATCGCCATCGCCGATGACGTGGGCTTGTCCTCATCGCAGAATGAGCAAGATAGCCGCTTTTGGGGCCGCTTCGCCCATGTGCCGATCATGGAACCGGCGGATTCACAGGAAGCCTATGAAATGGTCAAACGGGGATTTGAAATCTCCGAGCAGTTCTCCACCCCGGTGATCCTGCGCCTGACCACCCGTATCTGCCATGTGAAAGCCATGGTCACCGTTGGCGAGCGCGAAGAGCGCCCCGAGGTGCCTTTCACCCGGGATCCGTCCCGCTGGGTACTTGTTCCCTCCACGGCCCGGGTGCGACTGCCCTGGCAGTTGGACCGGGAAACACAATTGACCGCGTTTGCCGAGCAGACCGACCTCAATGTCATCGAGGATGGCTCCGACAAGCGGATCGGGCTTCTGACCTCCGGCCCGGCCTATATGCACGCCCGGGAAGCCTTTCCCAATGTGCCGATCATGAAGCTGGGTTTCACCTGCCCGCTGCCGGTGGAGAGCATCAAGGCCTTTGCCGCGACGGTGGACAAGCTGGTGGTGGTCGAAGAGACCGAACCGGTGATGGAAAATGAACTGAAGGCAGCGGGCCTGCATGTGCATGGCAAGGATATCCTGCCGCGCATTCATGAGCTTTCGGTGCCGGTGATCCAACCGGCCATCAAGAAGCTGTTGGGCGAGCCGGTGGTGGTGCCGGAAACCGCCTCGAAGGATATGGAGGTTTTCCCCCGTCCGCCGACCATGTGCGTCGGCTGTCCGCATCTGTCGGTCTATTACTGCCTGTCGAAGCTGCATCGGAACATCAATATCGCCGGTGACATCGGCTGTTACACCCTGGGCGCCGGGCATCCCTGGAACGCCTTGGACACCACCACCTGCATGGGCGCCTCCATGGGCATGGCCTTGGGCATGGATCTGGGCCGCGCCGAGGCCGACAAGTCCAAGGGCATCGTCGCGGTGATCGGTGATTCCACCTTCCTGCATATGGGCATGCAGGGGTTGCTGGATATGGTCTACAACCGAGGCAATGTCACTGTGATGCTGCTGGACAACCGGACCACCGGCATGACGGGCGGCCAGTCCCACGCCGGGACCGGCACCGATATCCATGGTGACGAGGCCCCGTCGGTGGACTTCGCCAAGCTGGCCGAGGCTCTGGGCGTCAATCCGGAACGAATTCGCAAGGTGAACCCCTACGAAATGCCGACCATCTACAAGATGATCAAGGAAGAGGTGAAACAGCCGGAGCCGTCGGTGATCATCACCGACCAGCCTTGTGTGCTGATTCCAGAGTTCCAGAAATATCAGCCCTTGAAGGTGATCGACGAAGATTGCACCGGTTGCGCCAACTGCCTCAACGTCGGCTGCCCGGCGATCCTGGTGACCAAACGCGAGATGACCACCACGCCCAAGGGCAAACCCATTGAAAAAGCCTGGGTGACCATCGAGACCGCGGCCTGCACCGGCTGTAATCTCTGCCCCACCACCTGCGGGCCCAACGCCATCGTGCCCGCGGATAGCCCCTTCGACGGAATTCACTAA
- a CDS encoding NAD(P)/FAD-dependent oxidoreductase — MTEINFSTDVIVIGAGPVGLFAIHQCGMLKMKCHVIDALDHTGGQCNALYPEKPIYDIPGYPKILGGELIQNLMAQALPFEPVFHPGQQVTALDPLEQGGWSVTTDKGLTGTAKAVIVAAGGGAFGPNRPPLDGIQGYEGHSVFYAVQRRDAFVDKRVVIAGGGDSAVDWAISLAEVAKSVAVVHRRDRFRCAPESAAQLKALAAQGKVEMVTPYQLAALEGADGQLSGVTVKTLKGEEKRLPADVLLPFFGLSMDPGPVATWGLDMSGQYVAVNRESMETCRPGVYAVGDIATYCGKLKLILCGFAEAATAAHSAFAHVHPGEALHLEFSTSKGVPAAA, encoded by the coding sequence ATGACCGAGATCAATTTTTCCACCGACGTGATTGTCATCGGCGCCGGACCGGTGGGCCTGTTCGCCATCCACCAGTGCGGCATGCTGAAAATGAAATGCCATGTGATCGACGCCTTGGACCATACCGGGGGCCAGTGCAATGCTTTGTATCCGGAAAAACCCATCTACGATATTCCAGGCTATCCGAAGATTCTTGGCGGCGAACTGATCCAAAACCTGATGGCTCAGGCCCTGCCCTTTGAGCCGGTCTTTCACCCTGGCCAACAGGTAACGGCCTTGGATCCTCTTGAACAAGGAGGATGGTCCGTGACCACCGACAAAGGCCTGACGGGAACGGCAAAGGCGGTGATCGTGGCTGCCGGGGGTGGCGCCTTCGGGCCCAATCGCCCGCCCTTGGACGGCATCCAGGGCTATGAAGGACACAGTGTTTTCTATGCCGTTCAACGCCGGGATGCCTTCGTGGACAAGCGGGTGGTCATCGCCGGCGGCGGAGACTCCGCCGTGGATTGGGCCATCTCCTTGGCCGAGGTCGCCAAGAGCGTGGCGGTTGTGCATCGCCGCGACCGCTTCCGCTGTGCCCCTGAGTCCGCCGCCCAACTGAAAGCCCTGGCGGCGCAAGGCAAGGTCGAGATGGTCACACCCTATCAATTGGCGGCACTGGAAGGAGCTGACGGGCAGCTTTCCGGCGTCACGGTCAAAACCTTGAAAGGGGAGGAAAAGCGGCTGCCTGCGGATGTGCTTCTGCCGTTTTTCGGTTTGTCCATGGACCCGGGACCCGTGGCCACCTGGGGATTGGATATGAGTGGCCAGTACGTGGCGGTCAACCGGGAGAGCATGGAGACCTGCCGCCCCGGAGTCTATGCGGTGGGGGATATCGCTACCTACTGCGGCAAGCTAAAGCTCATATTGTGCGGCTTTGCGGAGGCGGCCACGGCGGCCCATAGCGCCTTTGCCCATGTGCATCCGGGCGAGGCGCTGCACTTGGAATTCTCCACCAGCAAAGGTGTGCCAGCAGCGGCTTGA
- a CDS encoding TetR/AcrR family transcriptional regulator — protein sequence MPKTNKSTCGANAVAGARDRILDTAIRLFCEEGIHATGIDRIIEESGVARMTLYNRFGSKRGLIHAALEREGETWRAWYEKELKRSGQSARERLLGVFDVLEKWFVREDFFGCAFLNAVAEHNKADPHIRELTISHKKQVLTPIAALAEQEGYADPNGVAHQLGILMDGAIITALVTENPKVARDVRTMAEALLDALPRDATASAA from the coding sequence ATGCCCAAGACCAATAAAAGCACATGCGGCGCCAACGCCGTCGCGGGGGCCAGGGACCGCATTCTCGATACGGCGATCAGGCTGTTCTGCGAGGAAGGGATTCATGCCACGGGCATTGATCGGATCATCGAGGAATCCGGGGTCGCGCGCATGACTCTTTATAATCGCTTCGGCTCGAAACGAGGCCTGATCCATGCGGCCCTGGAGCGCGAAGGGGAAACTTGGCGCGCCTGGTATGAAAAAGAACTGAAGCGCAGCGGTCAATCCGCCCGCGAGCGGCTGTTGGGGGTGTTTGACGTGTTGGAAAAATGGTTCGTGCGGGAGGATTTCTTCGGCTGCGCGTTCCTCAATGCGGTGGCCGAACACAACAAAGCCGATCCGCACATTCGCGAACTGACGATCAGCCACAAGAAACAGGTGCTGACGCCCATTGCCGCCTTGGCCGAACAGGAGGGCTATGCCGACCCCAACGGTGTGGCGCATCAATTGGGGATCTTGATGGATGGCGCCATCATCACCGCCTTGGTAACCGAGAATCCCAAAGTAGCGCGGGACGTGCGCACCATGGCCGAAGCCCTGCTCGATGCGCTTCCCCGGGACGCCACAGCCTCGGCGGCCTGA
- a CDS encoding ABC transporter ATP-binding protein codes for MSTGAHILIEGLTHRYKAKGDVVLDDINVEIEPGQALAIIGRSGCGKSTLLHLIAGLMKPFEGKIWIDGLHVTDPSPKWIMMFQAPSLFPWMTVKDNVTLGLRFSGRMKMADAKAKELLELVHLEDFAETNVQDLSGGQQQRVALARSLATEPEALLLDEPFSALDAFTRATLQREVRAIAKKLGLTLIFVTHDIDEAAIMADRALIMSANPGRVRGDVTMNLPEIRDRNSAAVKTEKNRLLEIFEDTVGQAVGADSSDAEDLGDGDGETVVPARLGAA; via the coding sequence ATGTCCACCGGCGCCCATATCCTCATCGAGGGTCTGACCCACCGCTACAAGGCCAAGGGCGATGTGGTTCTGGATGACATCAACGTGGAGATCGAACCGGGTCAGGCCTTGGCCATTATCGGTCGATCGGGGTGCGGCAAGTCCACCTTGTTGCATCTGATCGCCGGACTGATGAAACCCTTCGAAGGTAAAATCTGGATCGACGGCCTGCATGTGACCGATCCCTCGCCCAAGTGGATCATGATGTTCCAGGCCCCGAGCCTGTTTCCCTGGATGACGGTAAAAGACAACGTCACCCTCGGCCTACGTTTTTCCGGTCGCATGAAAATGGCCGACGCCAAGGCCAAGGAACTTCTTGAACTGGTACACCTGGAAGACTTCGCCGAGACCAACGTGCAGGACCTGTCCGGCGGCCAACAGCAACGAGTCGCCCTGGCCCGCTCCCTGGCCACCGAGCCCGAGGCCCTGCTGCTTGACGAGCCCTTTTCCGCCCTGGATGCCTTTACCCGCGCCACCCTGCAACGGGAAGTGCGCGCCATCGCCAAGAAGCTTGGCCTGACTCTGATCTTCGTTACCCACGATATCGACGAGGCCGCCATCATGGCTGACCGGGCGCTGATCATGAGCGCCAACCCGGGCCGGGTGCGCGGCGACGTGACCATGAACCTGCCCGAGATCCGCGACCGCAACAGCGCCGCGGTCAAGACGGAAAAAAACCGCCTGCTGGAAATATTCGAAGACACCGTCGGTCAGGCCGTCGGTGCAGATTCTTCCGACGCCGAAGACCTGGGAGACGGAGACGGGGAAACCGTTGTCCCAGCCAGACTCGGCGCCGCCTGA
- a CDS encoding ABC transporter substrate-binding protein — protein sequence MSDKDIKALNEDWTSADWTRRETLERMAAGGMGAMLGSSLLGGAAQAAVPDDGVVRIGYLPITDATALLVAHGMGFFKEEGLEAAKPTLIRGWSPLIEGFAAKKFNLVHFLKPIPVWMRYNNDYPVKIMAWAHTNGSGLVVGKHTGITDFSQLGGKQVAVPYWYSMHNIVLQIALRQAGVKAVIKAQGEPLANDECNLQVMPPPDMPPALAAKKIDAYIVAEPFNAMGELKAGAKMLRFTGDIWKNHPCCVICMQEEDTKEKKEWTQKVMNAIVKAQIYASQNKKEVAHMMSRDGKKYLPMPAKVVERAMTLYDDAAYAAPDAIQHPEWGNGRVDFQPWPYPSATKMIIEAMNDTVVAGDKTFLSKLDSDFAVKDLVDYDYVRAALEKFPAWKNDPSVNPSDPYSREEIVKV from the coding sequence ATGAGTGACAAAGACATCAAAGCTTTGAACGAAGACTGGACCAGCGCCGACTGGACCCGTCGGGAAACTCTGGAACGCATGGCCGCCGGAGGCATGGGCGCCATGCTGGGCAGTTCGTTGCTCGGCGGCGCGGCCCAAGCCGCCGTACCTGATGACGGCGTGGTGCGCATTGGCTACCTGCCGATCACCGACGCCACCGCCTTGCTGGTCGCCCATGGCATGGGCTTTTTCAAGGAAGAAGGCCTGGAAGCCGCCAAACCGACCCTGATCCGGGGTTGGTCGCCGTTGATCGAGGGCTTTGCCGCCAAGAAGTTCAACCTGGTCCACTTCCTCAAGCCGATCCCGGTGTGGATGCGCTACAATAATGACTATCCGGTCAAGATCATGGCCTGGGCCCATACCAATGGCTCCGGCCTGGTGGTCGGCAAGCATACCGGCATCACCGACTTCTCGCAGCTGGGCGGCAAGCAGGTCGCCGTGCCCTACTGGTATTCCATGCATAACATCGTGTTGCAGATCGCCCTGCGCCAAGCGGGCGTAAAGGCGGTGATCAAGGCGCAAGGCGAGCCGCTGGCCAATGACGAATGCAATTTGCAGGTCATGCCGCCGCCGGACATGCCGCCCGCCCTGGCCGCCAAGAAGATTGACGCATACATCGTCGCCGAGCCGTTCAACGCCATGGGCGAATTGAAGGCGGGCGCCAAGATGCTGCGCTTCACCGGTGATATCTGGAAGAACCATCCCTGCTGCGTCATCTGCATGCAGGAAGAAGACACCAAGGAAAAGAAGGAATGGACCCAAAAGGTCATGAACGCCATCGTCAAGGCGCAGATCTATGCCTCCCAGAATAAGAAGGAGGTGGCCCATATGATGTCCCGCGACGGCAAGAAGTATCTGCCCATGCCGGCCAAGGTGGTGGAGCGGGCCATGACCCTCTATGACGATGCCGCCTATGCGGCCCCGGACGCCATCCAGCACCCGGAATGGGGCAACGGACGGGTCGACTTCCAGCCCTGGCCCTATCCGTCGGCCACCAAGATGATCATCGAGGCCATGAACGATACCGTGGTCGCCGGAGACAAGACCTTCTTGAGCAAGCTGGACTCCGACTTCGCGGTCAAGGACCTGGTGGACTACGACTATGTCCGCGCCGCCTTGGAGAAGTTCCCCGCCTGGAAGAATGATCCGTCGGTCAATCCGTCCGATCCCTATTCCCGCGAAGAAATCGTCAAGGTGTAA
- a CDS encoding ABC transporter permease, with product MVIQAPAVGTKVEGPSFSMAALTASPSFKKVAHPVIGITGLMALWWLGGYLIAANPDTESFADFGPITALDALWRILSSGEVWEMSIPSLGRIGGGLFWAIAIGVPMGIIIGRKPTVRGITHVPFQFLRMISPLSWMPVAVLVFATWDGAIVFLIAMAAVWPVTFATANGLRKVDPAWFKVARNLGAKGHQMLLHVILPAIAMDVLTGIRLALGVAWIVLVPAEYLGVTSGLGYSINDARDTLEYDRLAAIVVIIGIIGFALDSICLWLIKRTSWMRES from the coding sequence ATGGTGATCCAAGCCCCAGCGGTTGGGACGAAAGTGGAAGGGCCGTCGTTTTCGATGGCGGCCCTGACCGCTTCCCCCTCGTTCAAGAAAGTGGCCCATCCGGTCATCGGCATCACCGGGCTCATGGCCCTGTGGTGGTTGGGCGGCTATCTCATCGCCGCCAATCCGGACACGGAATCCTTCGCCGATTTCGGACCGATTACCGCCTTGGACGCCCTGTGGCGGATCCTGTCCAGTGGCGAGGTCTGGGAGATGTCCATTCCCAGCCTCGGTCGCATCGGCGGCGGCCTGTTCTGGGCCATTGCCATCGGCGTGCCCATGGGCATCATCATCGGCCGCAAGCCGACGGTGCGCGGCATCACCCATGTGCCGTTCCAATTCCTGCGCATGATCTCGCCCTTGTCTTGGATGCCCGTTGCCGTGTTGGTGTTTGCCACCTGGGACGGTGCTATCGTCTTTCTCATCGCCATGGCCGCCGTTTGGCCGGTGACTTTCGCCACCGCCAACGGCCTGCGCAAGGTCGATCCGGCCTGGTTCAAGGTGGCCCGCAATCTGGGCGCCAAGGGCCATCAGATGCTGCTGCATGTGATCCTGCCCGCCATCGCCATGGATGTTCTCACCGGCATCCGGTTGGCCTTGGGTGTCGCCTGGATCGTGCTGGTCCCGGCCGAGTACCTGGGCGTGACCTCGGGCCTTGGCTACTCCATCAACGATGCCCGCGACACATTGGAATACGACCGCCTGGCGGCCATCGTCGTGATCATCGGAATCATCGGTTTCGCCCTGGACAGCATCTGTCTGTGGCTCATCAAGCGCACCTCCTGGATGCGGGAGAGCTGA
- a CDS encoding OsmC family protein produces MTANTAMTSCLLPIDKTGLNGLIEKSKENPQAIKTLKCKTIAEGKFRHLNMIRDLEPYIVDEPPVLLGDDTAPNPSEAALAALGSCIAVGIHANAVHQGITIQKLELELEGDLNITAVWGCGDTSEKPVGFTDVRVKVDLECDASEEDKAALLAHVKQWSPVANTYTRPVNLELGLM; encoded by the coding sequence ATGACTGCCAATACCGCCATGACCTCTTGCCTGCTGCCCATCGACAAAACCGGCCTCAACGGCCTGATCGAGAAGAGCAAGGAAAACCCCCAGGCCATCAAGACCCTGAAGTGCAAGACCATCGCCGAGGGCAAGTTCCGCCATCTCAACATGATCCGTGACCTGGAGCCCTACATCGTTGATGAGCCTCCGGTGCTCCTGGGCGACGATACGGCGCCGAACCCGTCCGAGGCCGCTCTGGCCGCTCTGGGCTCCTGTATTGCCGTGGGTATCCATGCCAACGCCGTGCATCAGGGCATCACCATCCAAAAACTGGAGCTGGAACTCGAAGGCGATCTGAATATCACCGCCGTCTGGGGCTGTGGCGACACCTCGGAGAAGCCCGTGGGCTTTACCGACGTGCGCGTCAAGGTGGACCTGGAATGTGATGCCTCCGAGGAAGACAAGGCCGCCTTGCTCGCCCATGTGAAGCAATGGTCGCCGGTGGCTAATACTTATACCCGTCCGGTCAATCTCGAACTGGGTTTGATGTAA
- a CDS encoding acyl-CoA/acyl-ACP dehydrogenase has translation MAVAMQITDPAPVLPASKQDMLAAVREVAENDIRGMAVPVDVDGIYPGENMVKLAQAGAFAQHVTGFGYNPDQNNLLDTIEAMTVAGTECGNTSFLMWLQNAFAWYLLQSDNTALRDELLEKTVTGQIMGTSGMSNPVKSMDGIEKFKLKGQRVEGGYIVSGVLPYVSNLGDNHYMGSAFEMADDPSVKKMAVFHINGDDVQIKQNTHFIALEGSGTYSVLVKKAFIPDSRILAEDMPAYVKRIKPAFFLMQAGIALGQIQAFINIMKESDKSLLHVNQYLPERAETFEAEVAAALPGVVELLKTPLDASPEYLKKVFETRLYAGELTMRAANAALLHEGAKGYIQGSTVDRRFRESIFVAIVTPATKHLRKAIADLGA, from the coding sequence ATGGCTGTCGCAATGCAAATCACGGACCCCGCACCTGTCCTGCCCGCCAGCAAGCAAGACATGCTGGCCGCCGTCCGAGAGGTGGCTGAAAATGATATCCGCGGCATGGCCGTGCCGGTGGACGTGGATGGGATCTATCCCGGCGAGAACATGGTCAAGCTGGCCCAGGCGGGTGCCTTTGCCCAGCATGTGACCGGTTTCGGCTACAACCCCGATCAGAACAACCTGCTCGATACCATCGAAGCAATGACCGTCGCCGGGACTGAATGCGGTAACACCAGCTTCCTGATGTGGCTACAGAACGCCTTCGCCTGGTACCTGTTGCAGTCGGACAATACCGCGCTACGCGACGAGCTTTTGGAAAAGACCGTCACCGGCCAGATCATGGGCACCTCGGGCATGTCCAACCCGGTGAAGTCCATGGACGGCATCGAGAAGTTCAAGCTCAAGGGTCAGCGGGTCGAGGGCGGCTATATCGTCTCCGGCGTGCTGCCCTATGTCTCCAACCTGGGCGACAATCACTACATGGGCTCGGCCTTCGAGATGGCCGATGACCCCAGCGTCAAGAAGATGGCCGTGTTCCATATCAACGGCGACGACGTGCAGATCAAGCAAAACACCCATTTCATCGCCCTGGAAGGCTCGGGCACCTACTCGGTGCTGGTCAAGAAGGCCTTCATTCCCGACAGCCGCATCCTGGCCGAGGACATGCCTGCCTATGTGAAGCGCATCAAGCCCGCCTTCTTCCTGATGCAGGCCGGGATCGCTCTGGGCCAGATCCAGGCCTTCATCAATATCATGAAGGAAAGCGACAAGAGCCTGTTGCACGTCAATCAGTACCTGCCGGAACGGGCCGAGACCTTCGAGGCCGAAGTGGCCGCGGCCCTGCCTGGTGTCGTCGAGCTGCTCAAGACCCCCCTGGATGCCTCGCCGGAATACCTGAAGAAGGTGTTTGAAACCCGTCTCTATGCCGGTGAGCTGACCATGCGGGCCGCCAACGCCGCCCTGCTGCACGAAGGCGCCAAGGGCTACATCCAGGGATCCACCGTCGATCGGCGGTTCCGCGAATCCATCTTCGTCGCCATCGTCACCCCGGCCACCAAACACCTGCGCAAGGCCATCGCTGATTTGGGCGCCTGA
- the cynS gene encoding cyanase has translation MSRVEVTEKIVATKLAKGLKWADVAKDIGQSKEWTTTALLGQMQMNEEEAATAAKIFDLTEEEAKWLTTCPYRGGLGQTVPTDALIYRFYEIIQVYGPTLKALIEEEYGDGIMSAIDFSMDIAKEENPAGNRVVVTLNGKFLPYKRY, from the coding sequence ATGTCCCGCGTTGAAGTTACTGAGAAAATCGTTGCCACCAAGCTAGCCAAGGGCCTGAAATGGGCCGACGTGGCCAAGGACATCGGTCAGTCCAAGGAATGGACCACCACCGCCTTGCTCGGTCAGATGCAGATGAACGAGGAAGAAGCCGCCACCGCCGCCAAGATCTTCGACCTGACCGAAGAGGAAGCCAAATGGCTGACCACCTGCCCGTACCGGGGCGGCCTGGGCCAGACGGTGCCGACCGATGCCTTGATCTATCGTTTCTACGAGATCATTCAGGTCTACGGCCCGACCTTGAAGGCCCTGATCGAAGAGGAATACGGCGACGGCATCATGTCGGCCATCGATTTCTCCATGGATATCGCCAAGGAGGAGAACCCGGCCGGAAACCGCGTCGTGGTCACCCTCAACGGCAAGTTCCTGCCCTACAAGCGCTACTGA
- a CDS encoding 2Fe-2S iron-sulfur cluster-binding protein, with amino-acid sequence MPTLTVTDAQGVTKELDADTGLSVMEILREAGYPVAGECNGSLACATCHVIIDPNWFGKLEDQAEEEEDILDTVFNLEETSRLACQIMMSDDLSGLAVSLPS; translated from the coding sequence ATGCCCACCCTGACCGTGACCGACGCCCAGGGCGTCACCAAGGAACTGGACGCCGATACCGGCCTCTCCGTCATGGAAATCCTGCGCGAGGCCGGCTATCCGGTGGCCGGCGAATGCAACGGTTCGCTGGCCTGTGCCACCTGCCACGTCATCATTGACCCGAATTGGTTCGGGAAGCTCGAAGATCAGGCGGAAGAAGAGGAAGACATCCTCGACACGGTTTTCAATCTGGAGGAAACTTCCCGTCTGGCCTGCCAGATCATGATGTCCGACGACCTGTCGGGCCTGGCCGTCAGCCTGCCCAGTTGA
- a CDS encoding 2-hydroxychromene-2-carboxylate isomerase, whose amino-acid sequence MSKTVTYYFTLISPFTYLGQPRVLELAKRDDLDFVYKPFDIMKIFNEVGALPPVKRHPSHQKYRAAELQRWSAKLGLPLNLKPAHFPVPTQAASCMLLAAMDAGADPGPLVMGILKAVWAEERNITEAETLAAIASECGLDGAALVAASQADGMVERFEASTAEAIADGVFGSPTFIVDDQIFWGQDRIAMLEEAL is encoded by the coding sequence ATGAGCAAGACCGTCACCTACTACTTCACGCTGATTTCGCCTTTCACCTATCTGGGTCAACCCCGGGTATTGGAGTTGGCCAAACGCGATGACCTGGACTTCGTCTATAAGCCCTTCGATATCATGAAGATCTTCAACGAGGTGGGCGCCCTGCCGCCGGTCAAGCGTCATCCGTCGCACCAGAAATACCGCGCCGCCGAGTTGCAGCGCTGGAGCGCCAAACTGGGGCTGCCATTGAACCTCAAGCCGGCCCATTTCCCGGTGCCAACCCAGGCGGCAAGCTGCATGTTGCTGGCCGCAATGGACGCGGGGGCCGATCCGGGACCGCTGGTCATGGGTATCTTGAAAGCCGTCTGGGCCGAGGAACGCAATATCACCGAAGCCGAGACCCTGGCCGCCATCGCCAGCGAATGCGGATTGGATGGTGCCGCCTTGGTCGCCGCTTCGCAAGCCGATGGCATGGTCGAGCGCTTTGAAGCCTCGACCGCCGAGGCCATTGCCGATGGGGTGTTCGGCTCGCCGACCTTCATTGTCGACGACCAGATATTCTGGGGCCAAGACCGCATTGCCATGCTGGAAGAAGCCCTTTAA
- a CDS encoding bacteriohemerythrin — protein MPIQWSQDLALGHPQIDHDHRVLVDMLNRVETQIETGASSSDVEEVLVGLNNYVAEHFAREEGIMEESGYSMIDSHKGQHQRFTTQIKKLTANYQDDPNAIDLPKLHKFLTDWLLTHIQITDQTLVSG, from the coding sequence ATGCCTATCCAATGGAGCCAGGACCTGGCCCTCGGCCATCCACAGATCGATCATGACCATCGGGTTTTGGTGGACATGCTGAATCGGGTGGAGACGCAAATCGAAACCGGTGCCTCATCCAGCGATGTTGAAGAGGTGCTGGTCGGTCTCAACAACTATGTGGCCGAGCATTTTGCGCGCGAGGAAGGGATCATGGAGGAAAGCGGCTATTCCATGATCGATTCCCACAAGGGGCAACATCAACGATTTACCACCCAGATCAAAAAACTGACCGCCAACTATCAAGACGACCCGAACGCCATTGATCTGCCAAAGCTGCACAAGTTCCTGACCGATTGGCTGTTGACCCATATTCAGATCACCGACCAGACGCTGGTATCGGGGTAG